Proteins encoded within one genomic window of Macaca fascicularis isolate 582-1 chromosome 16, T2T-MFA8v1.1:
- the LOC102132100 gene encoding CMRF35-like molecule 1 isoform X3: protein MGRVFCDLVYTPSITYSVNCCPHHVYLHYIHSTSHPGRNQQLPNSDWPPLGQEVNQLWFPCGLLGPNSSNGELFKVPVSSLSFVWDLHAPWHNLLKLSVLLPLIFTILLLLLVAASLLAWRIMKCQQKAAGMSPEQVPQPLEGDLCYADLTQQLTRTSPQKATTKLSFSAQADQVEVEYVAMAPFPKEDISYASLTLAAEDQEPTYCNMGPLSSHIPSGGPEDPTEYSIIRRP, encoded by the exons ATGGGCAGGGTCTTCTGTGATCTGGTCTATACACCAAGCATCACCTACAGCGTCAACTGCTGCCCCCACCACGTCTATCTCCACTACATTCACAGCACCAGTCACCCCGGAAGAAACCAGCAACTCCCCAACTCTGACTGGCCACCACTTGGACAAGAGGTAAACCAACTCTGGTTCCCCTGTGGACTACTTGGCCCAAACTCCTCCAATGGAGAACTCTTCAAAGTCCCAGTTTCCAGCCTGAGCTTTGTCTGGGACCTGCATGCTCCTTG GCACAACCTCCTGAAGCTCAGCGTCCTCCTGCCCCTCATCTTCACCATATTGCTGCTGCTTTTGGTGGCTGCCTCGCTCTTGGCTTGGAGGATAATGAAGTGCCAGCAGAAAG CGGCTGGGATGTCCCCAGAGCAG GTACCGCAGCCCCTGGAGGGCGACCTCTGCTATGCAGACCTGACCCAGCAGCTGACCAGAACCTCCCCACAAAAGGCTACCACGAAGCTCTCCTTCTCTGCCCAGGCTGACCAGGTGGAAGTGGAATATGTCGCCATG GCTCCCTTCCCGAAGGAGGACATTTCCTATGCATCTCTGACCTTGGCTGCTGAGGATCAGGAGCCAACCTACTGCAACATGGGCCCCCTCAGTAGCCACATCCCCAGTGGAGGCCCTGAGGATCCCACGGAATACAGCATCATTAGGAGGCCTTAG
- the LOC102132100 gene encoding CMRF35-like molecule 1 isoform X4 translates to MWLPQLHLMRVISAKSQGYSIATDISGPMTVNGPERGSLMVQCVYNSGWETYLKWWCRGATWYGCKILVKTTGSEQEVKRDRVSIKDNQKNHTFTVTMEDLMQTDADTYWCGIERTGTDLGVTVQVIIDPAPVTPEETSNSPTLTGHHLDKRHNLLKLSVLLPLIFTILLLLLVAASLLAWRIMKCQQKAAGMSPEQVPQPLEGDLCYADLTQQLTRTSPQKATTKLSFSAQADQVEVEYVAMAPFPKEDISYASLTLAAEDQEPTYCNMGPLSSHIPSGGPEDPTEYSIIRRP, encoded by the exons ATGTGGCTGCCTCAGCTCCACCTCATGAGGGTCATCAGTGCTAAGAGTCAAG GCTACTCCATTGCCACTGACATCAGTGGTCCAATGACAGTGAATGGCCCGGAGCGGGGCTCGTTGATGGTGCAGTGTGTTTACAACTCAGGCTGGGAGACCTACTTGAAGTGGTGGTGTCGAGGAGCTACTTGGTATGGCTGCAAGATCCTTGTTAAAACCACTGGATCGGAGCAGGAGGTGAAGAGGGACCGGGTGTCCATCAAGGACAATCAGAAAAACCACACATTCACTGTGACCATGGAGGATCTCATGCAAACTGATGCTGACACTTACTGGTGTGGAATTGAGAGAACTGGAACTGACCTTGGGGTCACAGTTCAAGTGATCATTGACCCAG CACCAGTCACCCCGGAAGAAACCAGCAACTCCCCAACTCTGACTGGCCACCACTTGGACAAGAG GCACAACCTCCTGAAGCTCAGCGTCCTCCTGCCCCTCATCTTCACCATATTGCTGCTGCTTTTGGTGGCTGCCTCGCTCTTGGCTTGGAGGATAATGAAGTGCCAGCAGAAAG CGGCTGGGATGTCCCCAGAGCAG GTACCGCAGCCCCTGGAGGGCGACCTCTGCTATGCAGACCTGACCCAGCAGCTGACCAGAACCTCCCCACAAAAGGCTACCACGAAGCTCTCCTTCTCTGCCCAGGCTGACCAGGTGGAAGTGGAATATGTCGCCATG GCTCCCTTCCCGAAGGAGGACATTTCCTATGCATCTCTGACCTTGGCTGCTGAGGATCAGGAGCCAACCTACTGCAACATGGGCCCCCTCAGTAGCCACATCCCCAGTGGAGGCCCTGAGGATCCCACGGAATACAGCATCATTAGGAGGCCTTAG
- the LOC102132100 gene encoding CMRF35-like molecule 1 isoform X1 produces MPLLMLYPLLFWLSGYSIATDISGPMTVNGPERGSLMVQCVYNSGWETYLKWWCRGATWYGCKILVKTTGSEQEVKRDRVSIKDNQKNHTFTVTMEDLMQTDADTYWCGIERTGTDLGVTVQVIIDPASTAAPTTSISTTFTAPVTPEETSNSPTLTGHHLDKRHNLLKLSVLLPLIFTILLLLLVAASLLAWRIMKCQQKAAGMSPEQVPQPLEGDLCYADLTQQLTRTSPQKATTKLSFSAQADQVEVEYVAMAPFPKEDISYASLTLAAEDQEPTYCNMGPLSSHIPSGGPEDPTEYSIIRRP; encoded by the exons ATGCCCCTGCTGATGCTCTACCCCCTCCTTTTCTGGCTCTCAG GCTACTCCATTGCCACTGACATCAGTGGTCCAATGACAGTGAATGGCCCGGAGCGGGGCTCGTTGATGGTGCAGTGTGTTTACAACTCAGGCTGGGAGACCTACTTGAAGTGGTGGTGTCGAGGAGCTACTTGGTATGGCTGCAAGATCCTTGTTAAAACCACTGGATCGGAGCAGGAGGTGAAGAGGGACCGGGTGTCCATCAAGGACAATCAGAAAAACCACACATTCACTGTGACCATGGAGGATCTCATGCAAACTGATGCTGACACTTACTGGTGTGGAATTGAGAGAACTGGAACTGACCTTGGGGTCACAGTTCAAGTGATCATTGACCCAG CGTCAACTGCTGCCCCCACCACGTCTATCTCCACTACATTCACAGCACCAGTCACCCCGGAAGAAACCAGCAACTCCCCAACTCTGACTGGCCACCACTTGGACAAGAG GCACAACCTCCTGAAGCTCAGCGTCCTCCTGCCCCTCATCTTCACCATATTGCTGCTGCTTTTGGTGGCTGCCTCGCTCTTGGCTTGGAGGATAATGAAGTGCCAGCAGAAAG CGGCTGGGATGTCCCCAGAGCAG GTACCGCAGCCCCTGGAGGGCGACCTCTGCTATGCAGACCTGACCCAGCAGCTGACCAGAACCTCCCCACAAAAGGCTACCACGAAGCTCTCCTTCTCTGCCCAGGCTGACCAGGTGGAAGTGGAATATGTCGCCATG GCTCCCTTCCCGAAGGAGGACATTTCCTATGCATCTCTGACCTTGGCTGCTGAGGATCAGGAGCCAACCTACTGCAACATGGGCCCCCTCAGTAGCCACATCCCCAGTGGAGGCCCTGAGGATCCCACGGAATACAGCATCATTAGGAGGCCTTAG
- the LOC102132100 gene encoding CMRF35-like molecule 1 isoform X2, which yields MPLLMLYPLLFWLSGYSIATDISGPMTVNGPERGSLMVQCVYNSGWETYLKWWCRGATWYGCKILVKTTGSEQEVKRDRVSIKDNQKNHTFTVTMEDLMQTDADTYWCGIERTGTDLGVTVQVIIDPAPVTPEETSNSPTLTGHHLDKRHNLLKLSVLLPLIFTILLLLLVAASLLAWRIMKCQQKAAGMSPEQVPQPLEGDLCYADLTQQLTRTSPQKATTKLSFSAQADQVEVEYVAMAPFPKEDISYASLTLAAEDQEPTYCNMGPLSSHIPSGGPEDPTEYSIIRRP from the exons ATGCCCCTGCTGATGCTCTACCCCCTCCTTTTCTGGCTCTCAG GCTACTCCATTGCCACTGACATCAGTGGTCCAATGACAGTGAATGGCCCGGAGCGGGGCTCGTTGATGGTGCAGTGTGTTTACAACTCAGGCTGGGAGACCTACTTGAAGTGGTGGTGTCGAGGAGCTACTTGGTATGGCTGCAAGATCCTTGTTAAAACCACTGGATCGGAGCAGGAGGTGAAGAGGGACCGGGTGTCCATCAAGGACAATCAGAAAAACCACACATTCACTGTGACCATGGAGGATCTCATGCAAACTGATGCTGACACTTACTGGTGTGGAATTGAGAGAACTGGAACTGACCTTGGGGTCACAGTTCAAGTGATCATTGACCCAG CACCAGTCACCCCGGAAGAAACCAGCAACTCCCCAACTCTGACTGGCCACCACTTGGACAAGAG GCACAACCTCCTGAAGCTCAGCGTCCTCCTGCCCCTCATCTTCACCATATTGCTGCTGCTTTTGGTGGCTGCCTCGCTCTTGGCTTGGAGGATAATGAAGTGCCAGCAGAAAG CGGCTGGGATGTCCCCAGAGCAG GTACCGCAGCCCCTGGAGGGCGACCTCTGCTATGCAGACCTGACCCAGCAGCTGACCAGAACCTCCCCACAAAAGGCTACCACGAAGCTCTCCTTCTCTGCCCAGGCTGACCAGGTGGAAGTGGAATATGTCGCCATG GCTCCCTTCCCGAAGGAGGACATTTCCTATGCATCTCTGACCTTGGCTGCTGAGGATCAGGAGCCAACCTACTGCAACATGGGCCCCCTCAGTAGCCACATCCCCAGTGGAGGCCCTGAGGATCCCACGGAATACAGCATCATTAGGAGGCCTTAG